From a single Kingella potus genomic region:
- a CDS encoding lambda exonuclease family protein, producing MQQHTPEWHAARLGKLTASRIHEATTKSARSCSGYLAARENYKAELICERLTGRPYGGLNTPAMQHGTDTEPQARAAYMLETGNDVAETGFIPHPGIAMSGASPDGLIGADGLIEIKCPNTATHIDFLRSGRPKPQYLAQMQWQMACTGRQWCDFVSYDPRLPETLAIRIKRIERDNDTIARLEAEAEKFLNETAAETEYLQNL from the coding sequence ATGCAGCAGCACACCCCCGAATGGCACGCCGCCCGCCTCGGCAAACTCACCGCCAGCCGCATCCACGAAGCCACCACCAAATCCGCCCGCAGCTGCAGCGGCTACCTGGCCGCCCGCGAAAACTACAAAGCCGAACTGATTTGCGAACGCCTCACCGGCCGGCCCTACGGCGGCCTCAACACCCCCGCCATGCAGCACGGCACCGACACCGAGCCGCAAGCCCGCGCCGCCTACATGCTCGAAACCGGCAACGACGTAGCCGAAACCGGCTTCATCCCACACCCGGGCATCGCCATGAGCGGAGCCAGCCCCGACGGCCTGATTGGCGCAGACGGCCTGATTGAAATCAAATGTCCCAACACCGCCACCCACATAGATTTTTTACGCAGCGGCCGCCCCAAGCCCCAGTATTTGGCGCAAATGCAATGGCAAATGGCCTGCACCGGCCGGCAATGGTGCGACTTCGTCAGCTACGACCCCCGCCTGCCCGAGACCCTCGCCATCCGCATCAAACGCATAGAGCGCGATAACGACACCATCGCCCGCCTCGAAGCCGAAGCCGAGAAATTCCTAAACGAAACCGCAGCCGAAACCGAATACCTGCAAAACCTATAA
- the bet gene encoding phage recombination protein Bet: protein MSIANTQALALAKQFGIQGDPAELVQTLKATAFKGNATDAQFNALLIVATQYSLNPFTKEIYAFPDKSNGITPVVGVDGWARIINSNSQFDGMDFQQDNESCTCRIYRKDRSHPIVVTEYLDECRRNTQPWQSHPKRMLRHKAMIQAARLAFGFTGIYDEDEAERIKDAKDGIRPEAASPFAGERQHPRRAEITAAGEAAANQGIEAYRAWFGGIGKEERHILGADEHNRLKAIADNTIQAEPAADPRPTLDAQQFDELAGRIITGEADYTEAQAYALTAEQQERLDKL, encoded by the coding sequence ATGAGCATCGCCAACACCCAAGCCCTCGCCCTAGCCAAACAATTCGGCATACAAGGCGACCCCGCAGAACTCGTGCAAACCCTCAAAGCCACCGCCTTCAAAGGCAACGCCACCGACGCACAGTTCAACGCCCTCTTGATTGTCGCCACCCAATACAGCCTCAACCCCTTTACCAAAGAAATCTACGCCTTTCCCGACAAAAGCAACGGCATCACCCCCGTTGTCGGCGTAGACGGCTGGGCGCGCATCATCAACAGCAACAGCCAGTTTGACGGCATGGACTTCCAACAAGACAACGAAAGCTGCACCTGCCGCATCTACCGCAAAGACCGCAGCCACCCCATTGTCGTAACCGAATACCTCGACGAATGCCGCCGCAACACCCAGCCCTGGCAAAGCCACCCCAAACGCATGCTGCGCCACAAAGCCATGATACAGGCCGCCCGCCTCGCCTTCGGCTTCACCGGCATCTACGACGAAGACGAAGCCGAACGCATCAAAGACGCCAAAGACGGCATCCGCCCCGAAGCCGCCAGCCCCTTTGCCGGCGAACGCCAACACCCCCGCCGCGCCGAAATCACCGCCGCCGGCGAAGCCGCGGCCAACCAAGGCATAGAAGCCTACCGCGCATGGTTTGGCGGCATCGGCAAAGAAGAGCGGCACATCCTCGGCGCAGACGAACACAACCGCCTCAAAGCCATCGCCGACAACACCATCCAAGCCGAACCGGCCGCCGACCCCCGCCCCACACTCGACGCGCAGCAGTTTGACGAATTGGCCGGCCGCATCATCACCGGCGAAGCCGACTACACCGAAGCGCAGGCCTACGCCCTCACCGCCGAACAACAGGAACGCCTCGACAAACTGTGA
- a CDS encoding KilA-N domain-containing protein, protein MNSICISNVAIRQTSNNLYNLNDLHKASGGEKRFQPANWLRNAQTVDLIDFLKNEELQSEGKIIQSKQGLGTFVCKELVYAYATWISAKFFLLVIRTFDAVVTGRLKTESRTTSDERTALRQAVSALVGLRRVDYSTAYNMVHQRFGVEKIEDLPRETLPDAVRYVHALTLDNALTGEVLEKIDRPSEKQFSADEIHAIGVCAKYLADCSAFLYPLSDSLRGLGSRFSGRAFSLAQEPHFWLDTVQRALARVNGSAVRGL, encoded by the coding sequence ATGAACTCAATCTGTATTTCCAATGTGGCAATTCGCCAAACTTCCAACAACCTCTACAATCTGAACGACCTGCATAAAGCCAGCGGTGGCGAGAAACGCTTTCAGCCTGCAAACTGGCTTAGAAATGCTCAAACTGTTGATTTAATTGATTTCCTCAAAAATGAGGAATTGCAGTCGGAAGGTAAAATAATTCAATCAAAACAAGGTCTCGGCACGTTTGTGTGTAAGGAACTGGTTTACGCCTACGCCACTTGGATTTCCGCCAAATTCTTCCTGCTGGTTATCCGCACTTTCGACGCGGTGGTTACAGGCCGTCTGAAAACCGAATCCCGCACTACTTCCGACGAACGTACCGCGCTGCGGCAGGCGGTGTCCGCGCTGGTGGGGCTGCGGCGGGTGGACTATTCCACCGCCTACAATATGGTGCATCAGCGTTTCGGCGTGGAGAAAATCGAGGATTTGCCGCGCGAAACCCTGCCTGATGCGGTGCGCTACGTTCACGCGCTGACGCTGGATAATGCGTTGACGGGCGAGGTGTTGGAAAAGATTGACAGGCCGTCTGAAAAGCAGTTTTCCGCCGATGAAATCCATGCGATCGGGGTGTGCGCCAAGTATTTGGCCGACTGCTCGGCGTTTCTCTATCCGCTGTCCGATTCGCTGCGCGGCTTGGGCAGCCGTTTTTCCGGCCGTGCTTTTTCGCTGGCGCAGGAGCCGCACTTTTGGCTGGATACGGTGCAGCGGGCTTTGGCTCGGGTAAACGGGTCTGCGGTGCGCGGTTTGTGA
- a CDS encoding flagellar protein required for flagellar formation, which produces MQNQSVTSQLREELFTTLRGLKDGSVNIETAHAVSKISSNIISTVVVEIQAAQTVGADKISSINGLDARQIRGGVVHKLKG; this is translated from the coding sequence ATGCAAAATCAAAGCGTAACCTCCCAACTGCGTGAAGAACTCTTCACCACCCTGCGCGGCCTCAAAGACGGCAGCGTCAACATCGAAACCGCCCACGCCGTCAGCAAAATCAGCAGCAACATCATCAGCACAGTCGTAGTCGAAATCCAGGCCGCCCAAACCGTCGGCGCAGACAAAATCAGCTCCATCAACGGACTGGATGCCCGACAGATACGCGGCGGCGTGGTTCACAAACTGAAAGGATAA